From Sphingomonas nostoxanthinifaciens, a single genomic window includes:
- a CDS encoding oxygenase MpaB family protein: MNDASRPARHLPRPELNSTSGIGAIAKRAIVARVRALFNDQQRGKEPVQRSMDALFEPRSVVWRVHGDVTSMMVGGVSALLLQMLHPAVLAGVWDHSNFRTDMIGRLRRTARFIALTTYGDRPLAEAAIKRVRSVHGNVAGVLPDGTPYRADDPALLAWVHVSEATCFLDAWQRYGDRPLSAAQQDRYFAEFSRVAIAVGADPVPTSRAAALELIGGMRASLCADQRACEVARLVLEHRPDNPLAIPLYAVTAQAAVDLLPEWARRMHGLKRTPTLLRPAVATAALGLAGTLRWAFSEV; this comes from the coding sequence GTGAACGATGCTTCTCGCCCGGCGCGGCACCTGCCGCGCCCTGAACTGAATTCGACCTCAGGCATCGGAGCGATCGCCAAGCGCGCGATCGTCGCGCGCGTACGCGCGCTCTTCAACGACCAGCAGCGCGGGAAGGAACCCGTCCAGCGAAGCATGGACGCGCTCTTTGAACCTAGGTCAGTTGTCTGGCGCGTTCACGGCGACGTGACGTCGATGATGGTCGGAGGGGTTTCCGCGCTGCTGCTCCAAATGCTGCATCCTGCCGTTCTGGCGGGTGTGTGGGATCACTCCAACTTCCGGACCGATATGATCGGGCGCCTGCGCAGGACGGCGCGCTTCATTGCGCTCACGACGTATGGCGATCGCCCGTTGGCCGAGGCGGCGATCAAGCGGGTGCGCAGCGTCCACGGCAATGTCGCCGGCGTGCTGCCCGACGGCACGCCCTACCGGGCGGATGATCCGGCGCTGCTCGCATGGGTGCATGTTAGCGAGGCGACGTGCTTCCTCGATGCCTGGCAGCGCTACGGCGATCGACCTCTGTCGGCTGCGCAGCAGGATCGATACTTCGCCGAGTTCTCCCGCGTGGCCATCGCGGTTGGTGCGGATCCGGTGCCCACCTCACGGGCGGCCGCGCTTGAGCTGATCGGCGGCATGCGCGCCTCGCTGTGCGCCGACCAACGAGCGTGTGAGGTTGCACGGCTCGTACTGGAGCATCGGCCGGACAACCCGCTTGCGATCCCGCTGTATGCCGTGACGGCGCAGGCAGCCGTGGATCTGCTGCCGGAATGGGCCCGCCGGATGCACGGCCTGAAGCGCACCCCGACGCTTCTCCGTCCTGCGGTTGCGACAGCTGCGCTCGGCCTTGCGGGGACTTTGCGATGGGCTTTCTCTGAGGTCTGA